A DNA window from Rossellomorea marisflavi contains the following coding sequences:
- the sigG gene encoding RNA polymerase sporulation sigma factor SigG has translation MTRNKVEICGVDTSKLPVLKNDEMRVLFKQMQSGDISAREKLVNGNLRLVLSVIQRFNNRGEFVDDLFQVGCIGLMKSIDNFDLGQNVRFSTYAVPMIIGEIRRYLRDNNPIRVSRSLRDIAYKALQVRERLMGETSKEPTAEEIAKVLDVPHEEIVFALDAIQDPVSLFEPIYNDGGDPIFVMDQLSDEKNRDYHWVEEIALQEGMKRLNDREKLIISKRFFQGKTQMEVADEIGISQAQVSRLEKAAIKQMNKNIQ, from the coding sequence ATGACACGTAATAAAGTCGAAATTTGTGGTGTGGATACTTCCAAATTACCCGTGCTGAAGAACGATGAAATGAGAGTGCTTTTCAAGCAAATGCAATCAGGCGATATTTCTGCAAGGGAAAAACTCGTCAATGGGAATTTACGCCTCGTCTTAAGTGTAATTCAACGATTCAACAATCGTGGGGAGTTTGTTGACGATCTTTTCCAGGTCGGCTGCATTGGTCTCATGAAGTCAATCGATAACTTCGATCTTGGACAGAATGTACGTTTTTCCACTTACGCCGTCCCCATGATCATCGGGGAGATCCGCCGGTATCTCCGAGATAACAATCCGATCAGGGTCTCCCGATCCCTAAGAGATATTGCCTATAAGGCACTGCAGGTAAGGGAGAGGTTGATGGGGGAAACATCAAAGGAACCGACAGCAGAAGAAATTGCCAAGGTGCTTGATGTTCCCCACGAAGAAATCGTGTTTGCCCTCGATGCCATACAGGACCCGGTTTCATTATTCGAGCCCATCTATAATGATGGCGGGGACCCGATTTTTGTGATGGATCAGTTGAGCGACGAAAAGAACAGGGATTACCATTGGGTGGAGGAAATCGCTCTTCAAGAGGGGATGAAACGCCTGAATGATCGTGAGAAGTTGATCATCAGTAAACGCTTCTTTCAGGGAAAGACGCAGATGGAAGTGGCAGATGAGATCGGGATTTCGCAGGCTCAGGTCTCCCGTCTTGAGAAGGCAGCCATCAAACAGATGAACAAAAATATCCAATAA
- a CDS encoding YlmC/YmxH family sporulation protein: MVRISEFQVKDVVSVSDGRKLGNITDIEINLDSGRIEAIVIGGGGKLLGFFGKDEEVVVPWNNIVKIGEDVILVRYKEQQDHYYKQAQLEGPESSIDK, translated from the coding sequence GTGGTACGGATCTCGGAATTTCAAGTGAAGGATGTCGTCAGTGTTTCAGATGGGAGGAAACTCGGGAATATCACCGATATCGAAATCAATCTCGACAGCGGGAGGATCGAGGCGATCGTCATTGGCGGAGGTGGGAAGCTGCTTGGGTTCTTCGGAAAGGACGAAGAAGTCGTCGTTCCATGGAACAATATCGTCAAAATCGGGGAAGACGTCATCCTTGTACGATATAAGGAGCAGCAGGATCACTATTACAAACAGGCTCAGCTCGAGGGGCCGGAATCTTCTATTGATAAATGA
- the pgeF gene encoding peptidoglycan editing factor PgeF, whose translation MEPFKKQHESYYTIPGWSGVTAGITTKHGGVSSGPHHSFNMGLHVGDDRDSVVENRQRLSELIGFPLERWVAAEQTHGDRIELIDGSKAGRGSKSYDDAVPDTDGFLASSDGLLLTMCYADCVPLYFYDKVKEMIGIAHAGWKGTVAKIGPSMIDRMVAAGSSKGDIDVVIGPSICGDCYVVDDFVIGKIEKVLEDGPHIPYNLKEEGQYHLDLKQLNRLLMIQSGVSAEQIKTSGHCSSCHEDFYSYRQDGGKTGRMMSFIGWKETEHER comes from the coding sequence GTGGAACCTTTCAAAAAGCAACATGAATCCTATTATACGATCCCCGGGTGGAGCGGCGTCACCGCCGGCATCACGACGAAGCACGGGGGAGTAAGCAGCGGTCCCCATCACTCCTTCAACATGGGTCTGCATGTAGGGGATGACCGCGATTCCGTCGTGGAGAACCGCCAACGGCTCTCTGAGCTGATCGGTTTCCCCCTCGAACGCTGGGTTGCGGCCGAGCAGACACATGGTGATCGCATCGAGCTCATTGATGGTTCGAAAGCAGGAAGAGGATCAAAGAGCTATGATGATGCGGTGCCCGATACCGATGGATTTCTTGCCTCATCCGATGGTCTGCTCCTGACGATGTGCTACGCGGACTGTGTGCCCTTGTATTTTTACGACAAGGTAAAGGAGATGATCGGCATTGCCCATGCAGGCTGGAAGGGGACCGTTGCCAAGATCGGTCCATCCATGATCGATCGCATGGTCGCAGCCGGCTCCTCGAAGGGGGATATCGACGTCGTGATCGGTCCTTCGATCTGCGGAGACTGCTATGTGGTAGATGATTTTGTCATTGGGAAAATTGAAAAAGTACTAGAAGATGGACCCCACATCCCCTATAATCTAAAGGAAGAGGGTCAATATCATCTGGATCTGAAACAGTTGAACCGGCTCTTAATGATCCAAAGCGGTGTGTCCGCGGAACAGATCAAGACTTCCGGTCATTGTTCCTCCTGTCATGAAGACTTCTATTCTTACCGGCAAGACGGCGGGAAGACAGGCAGGATGATGAGTTTCATAGGCTGGAAGGAGACTGAACATGAACGTTGA
- a CDS encoding YggS family pyridoxal phosphate-dependent enzyme — protein sequence MNVEQRLQRIDSSIEQACGNAGRSPGDVKVVAVTKYVTIERAQEAVTAGITHLGENRDTGLTEKYEAIGNRVDWHFIGSLQTRKVKQIIDKVSYIHSLDRHSLAVEIDKRADKPVNCFVQVNVSGEESKHGISPEEVRDFIISLQELENINVVGLMTMAPHTQDEAFLRSCFRNLRMLQQEIKALGLPHAPCTELSMGMSNDFQIAIEEGATFVRIGTALVGND from the coding sequence ATGAACGTTGAACAACGACTTCAAAGAATAGACAGCAGCATAGAGCAGGCGTGTGGAAATGCCGGCAGGTCCCCTGGGGACGTGAAGGTCGTGGCTGTGACGAAATATGTGACGATCGAACGGGCGCAGGAAGCAGTCACTGCAGGGATCACACATCTCGGGGAAAACAGGGACACCGGTCTCACCGAAAAATATGAGGCCATCGGAAACCGTGTCGATTGGCATTTCATCGGCTCGCTCCAGACCAGGAAAGTCAAACAGATCATCGATAAGGTTTCATACATACATTCACTGGATCGTCATTCCTTGGCCGTTGAAATCGATAAACGGGCGGACAAGCCTGTAAACTGCTTCGTACAGGTCAATGTGTCCGGTGAAGAATCGAAACACGGCATATCCCCGGAAGAAGTACGCGATTTCATCATATCATTGCAAGAACTCGAGAATATCAACGTCGTCGGCCTGATGACGATGGCACCCCATACGCAGGATGAAGCATTCCTCCGCAGCTGTTTCCGAAATCTCAGAATGCTGCAGCAAGAGATCAAGGCCCTTGGTCTGCCCCATGCCCCCTGTACGGAACTGTCCATGGGAATGAGTAATGATTTTCAGATCGCCATCGAAGAAGGAGCCACATTTGTCCGTATTGGAACGGCATTAGTTGGAAATGACTGA
- a CDS encoding cell division protein SepF, with product MGIKSKFKTFFLLDEDEYEYDEEEKYEEHEEKKPMKSQSPAQTKQNVVSLQSVQKSSKVILVEPRVYAEAQEIADHLKNRRSVLVNLQRIQHDQAKRIVDFLSGTVYAIGGDIQRVGNDIFLCTPDNVEVSGNISEFLSEEDFTESRW from the coding sequence ATGGGTATCAAATCAAAATTTAAAACGTTTTTCCTGCTTGATGAAGATGAGTACGAATACGATGAGGAAGAGAAATACGAAGAACATGAGGAGAAGAAGCCCATGAAATCCCAGTCACCGGCACAGACGAAACAAAACGTTGTCAGCCTGCAGAGCGTCCAGAAGTCATCCAAGGTGATCCTCGTCGAGCCGCGCGTGTACGCGGAGGCCCAGGAAATCGCCGATCATCTCAAAAATCGCCGCTCTGTCCTGGTGAACCTGCAGCGCATCCAGCATGACCAGGCAAAACGGATCGTCGATTTCCTGAGCGGAACCGTGTATGCCATCGGAGGCGATATCCAGCGGGTGGGGAATGATATCTTCCTGTGCACCCCTGATAACGTCGAAGTGAGCGGGAACATTTCTGAATTCCTCAGTGAAGAAGACTTTACAGAATCGAGGTGGTAA
- a CDS encoding YggT family protein — MNLLYQVLNSLLTLYMWALIIYILMSWFPNARETSIGQMLARICEPYLEQFRKFIPPLGMIDISPIVAFIVLRLAGNGLEQLFLWIR, encoded by the coding sequence ATGAACCTCCTATATCAAGTGTTAAACTCCCTATTAACTTTATATATGTGGGCGCTCATCATCTATATCCTGATGTCGTGGTTCCCGAATGCCCGGGAAACGTCCATCGGTCAGATGCTCGCGCGGATCTGTGAGCCTTATCTGGAACAGTTCCGGAAGTTCATCCCTCCTCTTGGGATGATCGATATTTCACCAATCGTTGCCTTTATCGTACTGCGACTGGCAGGCAATGGTCTGGAGCAACTTTTCTTATGGATCAGATAG
- a CDS encoding RNA-binding protein, with protein MSTLYQHFRPEERGFIDQVVEWKEQVEIQYAQKRTDFLDPREQHILLSIIGTEGSVRVAFFPEKGERKRALIYPDYYEPSEEDYGICLYEIHYPTKFVTIEHRQILGTLMSLGLKREKFGDILTEGERYQLVAADEISGYLEMELQQIGKAKVSLEKRQAADLFTSDEKWSENTATVSSLRLDVILSAIQGVSRQKAQSLIKASLVKVNWKATESTSFEVEEGDVISTRGYGRSKLLTIDGKTKRDKWRITFGVLK; from the coding sequence GTGTCGACACTTTATCAGCACTTCAGACCGGAAGAACGGGGCTTCATCGACCAGGTGGTTGAATGGAAGGAGCAGGTGGAGATCCAGTATGCCCAGAAACGGACCGATTTTCTCGATCCCCGAGAGCAGCATATCCTCCTCAGCATCATCGGCACCGAGGGGAGCGTCAGGGTCGCATTTTTCCCTGAGAAAGGGGAGCGCAAGCGTGCGCTGATCTACCCTGACTATTATGAGCCTTCAGAAGAAGATTATGGTATATGCCTGTATGAGATTCATTACCCTACGAAGTTTGTTACAATAGAGCATAGGCAGATCCTCGGTACGCTCATGTCCCTAGGCCTTAAAAGGGAGAAATTCGGGGATATCCTGACTGAAGGGGAGCGCTATCAGCTCGTGGCGGCCGACGAAATTTCAGGGTATCTTGAAATGGAGCTGCAGCAGATCGGGAAAGCGAAGGTCTCACTTGAAAAGCGTCAGGCGGCAGACCTGTTCACCTCGGATGAGAAATGGAGTGAAAATACCGCGACGGTAAGCTCCCTGAGACTCGATGTGATCCTATCCGCCATTCAAGGGGTTTCCCGGCAAAAGGCACAGTCCCTCATCAAAGCGTCCCTTGTGAAGGTGAATTGGAAGGCCACCGAGAGCACGTCCTTCGAAGTGGAAGAGGGGGATGTCATCTCGACGCGGGGGTACGGCAGGAGCAAACTGTTGACCATCGATGGCAAGACGAAGCGTGATAAATGGCGGATCACGTTCGGTGTTTTGAAATAA
- a CDS encoding DivIVA domain-containing protein: MPLTPLDIHNKEFSRGFRGYDEDEVNEFLDQIIKDYEILIREKKETEERLDSLNERLGHFTTIEETLNKSIVVAQEAGEEVKRNAMKESKLIIKEAEKNADRIVNEALSKARRIAIEIEELKKQSKVFRTRFKMLIEAQLDLLDTNDWDQLMEFDVDATDLKTLKEEETLT; this comes from the coding sequence ATGCCTTTGACGCCGTTAGATATACATAATAAAGAATTCAGCCGTGGTTTCCGCGGATATGACGAAGACGAAGTGAATGAATTCCTCGACCAGATCATCAAGGATTATGAGATCCTGATCCGCGAGAAGAAGGAAACAGAAGAACGCCTTGATTCCCTGAACGAGCGCCTTGGCCATTTCACGACGATTGAAGAAACATTGAATAAGTCCATCGTCGTCGCCCAGGAAGCGGGTGAAGAAGTGAAGCGCAATGCGATGAAGGAGTCGAAGCTCATCATCAAGGAAGCTGAGAAGAACGCCGACCGCATCGTCAATGAAGCACTATCGAAAGCCCGCCGGATCGCCATTGAAATCGAAGAACTCAAAAAGCAGTCCAAGGTATTCCGCACGCGCTTCAAAATGCTCATCGAAGCACAGTTGGATCTCCTCGATACAAACGATTGGGATCAGCTCATGGAATTCGATGTGGATGCAACAGATTTGAAGACACTGAAAGAAGAAGAGACACTGACTTGA